Proteins encoded together in one Micromonospora auratinigra window:
- a CDS encoding gluconokinase, with product MDGTAVVLGVDIGTTSTKAVAFDTGGRQLAAHSIGYPLDEPHPGYAEQDPQAIYEAVLGTVRAVVAELPGPVAGLCFSTAMHSLIGLDADGTPLTASVTWADSRAAAQAERMRAVPSGLALHRRTGTPVHPMAPFSKLVWFAEQEPKLHERVAHWVGIKDYVLLRLADTLVTDHSVASATGLMDIHRLAWDAEALRRAGITEEQLPQLVPTTHVLPGLTAEAARATGLPADTPLVVGAGDGPLANLGLGAVHPGVVACSIGTSGAMRVMVERPGVDPLGGVFCYALTEHRWVVGGAINNGGIVLQWAGETLAPELGEHAEEELLELAAHAPVGSGGLIMLPYLLSERAPHWSALPRGAYVGLTHGHRREHLVRAALEGVCQQLALVLASVRAAGNEVREVRASGGFARSPLWRQMLADALGMPVRFPAGHEGSSFGAALLGMQALGLIESIDVAADLVEIDETVRPDPAAAATYAALLPLFSELYDALVPTFASLRRLAPSLPPEPPPTAPPQ from the coding sequence GTGGACGGGACAGCCGTCGTGCTCGGCGTGGACATCGGCACCACCAGCACCAAGGCCGTCGCGTTCGACACCGGCGGGCGGCAACTGGCCGCCCACTCGATCGGCTACCCGCTCGACGAGCCGCACCCCGGCTACGCCGAGCAGGACCCCCAAGCGATCTACGAGGCGGTCCTCGGCACGGTCCGGGCCGTGGTGGCGGAGCTGCCGGGGCCGGTCGCCGGCCTCTGCTTCAGCACCGCCATGCACAGCCTGATCGGGCTGGACGCCGACGGCACCCCGCTCACCGCCTCGGTCACCTGGGCCGACTCGCGGGCCGCCGCCCAGGCCGAACGGATGCGCGCCGTGCCGTCCGGGCTGGCCCTGCACCGGCGCACCGGCACCCCCGTGCACCCGATGGCCCCGTTCTCCAAGCTGGTCTGGTTCGCCGAGCAGGAACCGAAGCTGCACGAGCGGGTCGCGCACTGGGTCGGGATCAAGGACTACGTGCTGCTGCGGCTGGCCGACACGCTGGTCACCGACCACTCGGTCGCCTCGGCCACCGGGCTGATGGACATCCACCGGCTCGCCTGGGACGCCGAGGCGCTGCGCCGCGCCGGCATCACCGAGGAGCAGTTGCCGCAGCTCGTCCCCACCACGCACGTGCTGCCCGGGCTGACCGCCGAGGCGGCCCGGGCCACCGGCCTGCCCGCCGACACCCCGCTGGTGGTCGGCGCCGGTGACGGGCCACTGGCCAACCTCGGGCTCGGCGCGGTGCACCCCGGCGTGGTGGCCTGCTCCATCGGCACCAGCGGCGCGATGCGGGTGATGGTCGAGCGGCCCGGCGTCGACCCGCTCGGTGGCGTCTTCTGCTACGCCCTCACCGAGCACCGCTGGGTGGTCGGCGGGGCGATCAACAACGGCGGCATCGTGCTCCAGTGGGCCGGCGAGACGCTCGCCCCGGAACTCGGCGAGCACGCCGAGGAAGAACTGCTCGAACTCGCCGCCCACGCCCCCGTCGGCTCCGGCGGGCTGATCATGCTGCCGTACCTGCTCAGCGAACGCGCGCCGCACTGGAGCGCGCTGCCGCGCGGCGCGTACGTCGGGCTCACCCACGGCCACCGGCGCGAACACCTGGTCCGCGCCGCCCTGGAGGGGGTCTGCCAGCAGCTCGCCCTGGTGCTCGCCTCGGTGCGCGCCGCCGGCAACGAGGTCCGCGAGGTACGCGCCAGCGGCGGCTTCGCCCGCAGCCCGCTGTGGCGGCAGATGCTCGCCGACGCGCTCGGCATGCCGGTGCGCTTCCCCGCCGGGCACGAGGGCTCCAGCTTCGGCGCGGCCCTGCTCGGGATGCAGGCGCTCGGCCTGATCGAGTCCATCGACGTGGCCGCCGACCTGGTCGAGATCGACGAGACGGTACGCCCCGACCCGGCCGCCGCCGCCACCTACGCGGCCCTGCTCCCGCTCTTCTCCGAGCTGTACGACGCGCTCGTGCCCACGTTCGCGTCGCTGCGACGGCTGGCCCCGAGCCTGCCGCCGGAACCACCGCCCACCGCCCCTCCCCAGTGA
- a CDS encoding VOC family protein, whose product MQQRVSLITLGVADLARARTFYERLGWRGQEVEQTVFFQAGGLALVLWGRAKLADDAGLADPGGDGFGGISLAQNVPDRAEVDTVLSLAVEAGATLTRPARDTFYGGYAGCFTDPDGHLWEIAWNPGLPLAADGTLTVPDFG is encoded by the coding sequence ATGCAGCAGCGCGTCAGCCTGATCACCCTCGGCGTGGCGGACCTGGCCCGGGCCCGCACCTTCTACGAGCGCCTGGGCTGGCGCGGGCAGGAGGTCGAGCAGACGGTGTTCTTCCAGGCCGGCGGCCTGGCGCTGGTGCTCTGGGGCCGCGCCAAGCTGGCCGACGACGCCGGCCTGGCCGACCCCGGCGGCGACGGGTTCGGCGGGATCAGCCTGGCGCAGAACGTGCCCGACCGCGCCGAGGTCGACACCGTGCTCAGCCTCGCGGTCGAGGCCGGGGCGACGCTCACCCGCCCGGCCCGGGACACCTTCTACGGCGGGTACGCCGGCTGCTTCACCGACCCGGACGGGCACCTGTGGGAGATCGCCTGGAACCCGGGACTGCCGCTGGCCGCCGACGGCACGCTGACCGTCCCCGACTTCGGCTGA